The Pseudomonas allokribbensis genome has a window encoding:
- the dinB gene encoding DNA polymerase IV, with the protein MTQRKIIHVDCDCFYAAIEMRDDPRLAGKPLAVGGSADRRGVIATCNYEARAYGVRSAMSSGHALKLCPDLTIVKPRMDAYREASKEIHTIFRDYTDLIEPLSLDEAYLDVSDSAHFGGSATRIAQDIRRRVSNQLHITVSAGVAPNKFLAKIASDWKKPNGLFVITPDQVEDFVSGLPVSKLHGVGKVTADKLGKLGINDCLQLREWDKLALVREFGSFGERMWSLARGIDDRQVHNDSRRQSISVENTYDVDLPDLRSCLDKLPELLETLKTRMARIDSSYRPGKPFVKVKFHDFTQTTLEQAGAGRDLGSYQLMLTQAFNRGGKPVRLLGVGVRLEDLRGGFEQMELFER; encoded by the coding sequence ATGACTCAGCGAAAAATCATCCACGTCGACTGTGACTGTTTCTACGCCGCCATCGAGATGCGGGACGATCCGCGTCTGGCCGGCAAGCCGTTGGCGGTCGGTGGTTCGGCGGACCGACGCGGGGTGATCGCCACCTGCAACTATGAGGCGAGGGCTTACGGCGTTCGTTCGGCGATGTCTTCCGGGCATGCCTTGAAACTGTGCCCGGACCTGACCATCGTCAAGCCGCGGATGGATGCCTATCGCGAGGCGTCGAAGGAAATTCATACGATCTTTCGCGATTACACCGACCTGATCGAGCCGCTGTCGCTGGACGAGGCCTACCTGGATGTCTCGGACAGCGCGCATTTCGGTGGCAGCGCCACGCGAATCGCCCAGGACATTCGGCGCCGGGTTTCCAATCAATTGCACATCACGGTCTCGGCCGGCGTCGCGCCGAACAAGTTTCTGGCCAAGATCGCCAGCGACTGGAAAAAACCCAACGGCCTGTTTGTCATCACCCCGGACCAGGTCGAAGACTTCGTCAGCGGTCTGCCGGTGAGCAAGTTGCACGGTGTCGGCAAAGTCACCGCCGACAAGCTGGGCAAGCTCGGTATCAACGACTGTCTGCAATTGCGCGAGTGGGACAAGCTGGCACTGGTACGTGAATTCGGCAGTTTTGGCGAACGGATGTGGAGCCTGGCGCGTGGGATAGATGACCGTCAGGTGCATAACGACAGTCGTCGTCAGTCAATCAGCGTGGAAAACACCTACGACGTGGATCTGCCGGATCTGCGCAGTTGCCTGGACAAGCTCCCTGAACTGCTGGAAACCCTGAAAACCCGTATGGCGCGGATCGACAGCAGTTACCGGCCGGGTAAGCCGTTCGTCAAAGTGAAGTTTCACGATTTCACCCAGACCACACTGGAACAGGCCGGGGCAGGGCGGGATCTGGGCAGTTACCAATTGATGCTGACGCAGGCGTTCAATCGCGGTGGCAAACCGGTGCGGCTGCTTGGGGTGGGCGTGCGGCTGGAGGATTTGCGCGGCGGCTTTGAACAAATGGAGTTGTTTGAGCGGTAG
- a CDS encoding proline--tRNA ligase, with product MRTSQFLLATQKETPSDAVVISHQLMLRAGMIRKLASGLYTWLPMGLRVMRKVEAIVREEMNAAGSLEVLMPSTQPAELWQESGRWEEYGPELLRFKDRHGRDFCAGPTHEEVITDLMRNELSSYKQLPINLYQIQTKFRDEIRPRFGLMRGREFIMKDAYSFHADQASLQVTYDRMHEAYCNVFTRLGLKFRPVEADNGSIGGAGSHEFHVLAESGEDDIAFSNGSDYAANIEKAEAVPRETSRAAPAEELRLVDTPDTKTIAALVEKFSLPIEKTIKTLIVHAEEEGKLIALVIRGDHELNEIKAAQQPGVASPLVMASDAELRDAIGAGAGSLGPLNLPLPIIIDRSVELMSDFGIGANIDDKHYFGVNWERDLPVPTVADLRNVVAGDPSPDGKGTLDIARGIEVGHIFQLGNKYSKAMKCEVLGENGKPVTLEMGCYGIGVSRVVAAAIEQNNDENGIIWSDTLAPFQIALVPLRYETEQVREATDKLYAELTAAGFEVLLDDRDKKTSPGIKFADMELIGIPHRIVVSDRGLAEGNLEYKSRTEGQAQALPVADVLSFLQARIRR from the coding sequence ATGCGCACCAGTCAATTTTTGCTCGCCACACAGAAAGAAACGCCTTCCGACGCGGTCGTGATCAGCCATCAGCTGATGCTGCGCGCCGGCATGATCCGCAAACTCGCCTCGGGCCTGTACACCTGGCTGCCGATGGGCTTGCGGGTTATGCGCAAGGTAGAAGCCATCGTTCGCGAAGAGATGAACGCCGCCGGCTCTCTGGAAGTGTTGATGCCGAGCACCCAACCGGCCGAGCTGTGGCAGGAATCGGGTCGCTGGGAAGAATACGGTCCTGAGTTGCTGCGTTTCAAAGACCGTCACGGTCGCGATTTCTGCGCGGGCCCGACCCACGAAGAAGTGATCACCGATCTGATGCGCAACGAGTTGAGCAGCTACAAGCAGTTGCCAATCAACCTGTACCAGATCCAGACCAAGTTCCGTGACGAAATCCGCCCACGCTTCGGTTTGATGCGCGGCCGTGAATTCATCATGAAGGACGCCTACTCGTTCCACGCCGACCAGGCGTCGCTGCAGGTCACTTATGACCGCATGCACGAAGCGTACTGCAACGTGTTCACACGCCTTGGCCTGAAATTCCGCCCGGTTGAAGCCGACAACGGCTCCATCGGTGGCGCCGGTTCCCACGAGTTCCACGTGCTGGCCGAGTCCGGTGAAGACGATATCGCCTTCAGCAACGGCTCCGACTACGCCGCGAACATCGAGAAAGCCGAAGCCGTACCGCGTGAAACTTCCCGCGCTGCGCCGGCCGAAGAACTGCGTCTGGTTGATACCCCGGACACCAAGACCATCGCGGCCCTGGTGGAGAAATTCAGTCTGCCGATTGAAAAGACCATCAAGACCTTGATCGTGCACGCCGAAGAAGAAGGCAAGCTGATCGCCCTGGTCATCCGTGGCGACCACGAACTCAACGAAATCAAGGCTGCCCAGCAACCTGGCGTCGCCAGCCCGCTGGTCATGGCGTCCGATGCTGAACTGCGTGACGCCATCGGCGCCGGCGCCGGTTCTCTCGGCCCGCTGAACCTGCCGCTGCCGATCATCATCGACCGTTCGGTCGAGCTGATGAGCGACTTCGGCATCGGTGCCAACATCGACGACAAGCACTACTTCGGCGTGAACTGGGAGCGTGACCTGCCGGTTCCGACCGTGGCCGACCTGCGTAACGTCGTGGCCGGCGACCCAAGCCCGGACGGCAAGGGCACTCTGGACATCGCACGTGGCATCGAAGTCGGGCACATCTTCCAGCTGGGCAACAAGTACAGCAAGGCGATGAAGTGCGAAGTGCTGGGCGAGAACGGCAAGCCTGTGACCCTGGAAATGGGTTGCTACGGCATTGGCGTGTCCCGCGTGGTGGCGGCGGCCATCGAGCAGAACAACGACGAAAACGGCATCATCTGGAGCGACACCCTGGCGCCGTTCCAGATCGCCCTGGTACCTCTGCGCTATGAAACCGAGCAGGTGCGCGAAGCCACTGACAAGCTATACGCGGAACTGACCGCGGCCGGCTTCGAAGTGCTGTTGGACGATCGCGACAAGAAAACCAGCCCGGGCATCAAGTTCGCGGACATGGAGCTGATCGGCATTCCACACCGGATCGTGGTCAGCGACCGCGGTCTCGCCGAAGGCAACCTGGAATACAAGAGCCGTACCGAAGGCCAGGCGCAAGCGCTGCCGGTTGCCGACGTGCTGTCCTTCCTTCAGGCCCGTATCCGCCGCTGA
- a CDS encoding AmpG family muropeptide MFS transporter — protein MPRKTWRAALAAYASPSTLVLLLLGFAAGLPYMLVFSTLSVWLREAGVARETIGYASLIGLAYAFKWVWSPLLDQWRLPLLGKLGRRRSWLVLSQSLVILGLIGMGFCDPQKHLSWLIAIAVIVAFASATQDIAVDAYRLEIAEDNRQAALAASYMSGYRVAALLATAGALFFAEGFGSTGFNYQHSAWTGTYVLFGALMVPALLTTLLMREPPVPLRTQLQAGRYTFMHQLMSVFVLIVLLVSVPAMFTQLYNTDFASVLFGTMSPLDLLLEDRAFLRAILYTLLTGLCLSTMGRRGLAPVLTPVNDFILRYRWQALLLLGLIATYRMSDTVMGVMANVFYIDQGFTKDQIASVSKIFGLIMTLVGAGMGGLLIVRFGILPILFIGGAASAGTNLLFVMLADMGPNLKMLIVTISLDNFSSGMATSAFVAYLSSLTNLKFSATQYALLSSIMLLLPRLIGGYSGVMVEKFGYHNFFMITALLGVPTLVLIALHWFQESRREGPTPTPEPVPTPVAEES, from the coding sequence ATGCCCCGTAAAACCTGGCGCGCCGCGCTCGCCGCCTATGCCAGTCCTTCGACGCTCGTGCTGTTGTTGCTGGGTTTCGCCGCCGGCCTGCCGTACATGCTGGTGTTCTCGACACTTTCGGTCTGGCTGCGTGAAGCCGGTGTAGCCCGTGAGACGATCGGCTATGCCAGTCTGATCGGTCTGGCTTATGCCTTCAAATGGGTCTGGTCACCGCTGCTCGATCAATGGCGCCTGCCGTTGCTCGGCAAGCTGGGTCGACGCCGTTCGTGGCTGGTGCTTTCGCAATCGCTGGTGATCCTCGGCTTGATCGGCATGGGCTTCTGCGACCCGCAGAAACACCTGTCCTGGCTGATCGCCATCGCCGTGATCGTCGCCTTCGCCTCCGCCACCCAGGACATCGCCGTCGACGCCTATCGCCTGGAAATCGCCGAAGACAACCGCCAGGCCGCGCTGGCCGCCAGTTATATGTCCGGCTATCGGGTCGCTGCCCTGCTCGCGACCGCCGGCGCCCTGTTCTTCGCTGAGGGCTTCGGCTCCACCGGGTTCAACTATCAGCATTCCGCCTGGACCGGCACCTACGTGCTGTTCGGCGCATTGATGGTCCCTGCCCTGCTCACCACACTGCTGATGCGCGAGCCACCCGTGCCGTTGCGCACCCAGTTGCAGGCCGGGCGCTATACCTTCATGCATCAACTGATGTCGGTGTTCGTGCTGATCGTCCTGCTGGTCTCCGTACCGGCCATGTTCACCCAGCTCTACAACACCGATTTCGCCAGCGTGCTGTTCGGCACCATGAGCCCGCTGGACCTGCTGCTGGAAGACCGGGCTTTCCTGCGCGCCATCCTCTATACCCTGCTGACCGGCCTGTGCCTTTCGACCATGGGTCGCCGTGGCCTCGCGCCGGTGCTGACCCCGGTCAACGACTTCATCCTGCGCTACCGCTGGCAGGCCCTGCTGTTGCTGGGCTTGATCGCCACCTATCGGATGTCGGATACGGTCATGGGCGTCATGGCCAACGTGTTCTATATCGATCAGGGTTTCACCAAGGACCAGATCGCCAGCGTCAGCAAGATCTTCGGCCTGATCATGACGCTGGTCGGTGCAGGCATGGGCGGCCTTTTGATCGTGCGCTTCGGCATCCTGCCGATTTTGTTCATTGGCGGCGCGGCATCGGCAGGCACCAACCTGTTGTTCGTGATGCTGGCCGACATGGGCCCGAACCTGAAGATGCTGATCGTGACCATCTCCCTCGACAACTTCAGTTCGGGCATGGCCACGTCGGCGTTCGTCGCTTACCTGTCCAGCCTGACCAACCTGAAATTCTCCGCCACCCAGTACGCCCTGCTCAGCTCGATCATGCTGTTGCTGCCTCGCCTCATCGGCGGCTACTCCGGGGTGATGGTGGAGAAGTTCGGCTATCACAACTTCTTCATGATCACCGCACTACTGGGTGTCCCGACGCTCGTGTTGATCGCCTTGCACTGGTTCCAGGAGAGCCGCCGCGAAGGCCCGACGCCGACACCGGAACCCGTGCCGACGCCGGTCGCCGAAGAATCGTAA
- a CDS encoding MGMT family protein: MNRPCSGTAHVTDPIQACENDPQIRRTALYSTLAQVPEGKVVSYGQLAELAGLGRAARWVGRTLSQLPGDTKLPWHRVLGAGGRISLPVGSPSGDEQRARLRMEGVTILNNRVDIRRHGWRPVEHSG, encoded by the coding sequence ATGAATCGACCCTGTTCAGGAACGGCGCACGTGACAGACCCGATACAAGCCTGCGAAAACGATCCGCAAATCCGACGCACGGCACTCTACTCGACCCTTGCCCAAGTACCTGAGGGCAAGGTCGTCAGCTATGGTCAGTTGGCTGAACTCGCCGGGTTGGGGCGCGCCGCCCGCTGGGTCGGCCGCACCCTGAGCCAATTACCCGGCGACACGAAGCTGCCCTGGCACCGGGTACTCGGTGCCGGCGGTCGGATCAGCCTGCCGGTGGGCAGCCCTTCCGGAGATGAGCAACGGGCACGATTGCGTATGGAAGGCGTTACCATCCTGAACAATCGTGTGGATATTCGGCGTCATGGCTGGCGTCCGGTAGAGCACAGCGGTTAG